The following DNA comes from Acidobacteriota bacterium.
GGAGGCGGCGCGACTGCGCCGCGGAATTCGGGTTGAACAGGATCAGCGGGCGCGCCGTCGCCGGGCCGGCCAGGGGAGACCGCGCGCGCTCGAGCGCTTCCCCCCCGAGGACCACCCGCGGCGGAGGCGCTCCGTCCGCGCCGCTATAGGCGTCGAGGAGGTTCCGATACTCCAGGACCCGATGCACCCCCGGGGGTTTGGGGTAGGCGTGGGTCAGCAAAAACGACCTCCCCTCGTGCGCGTAGCCGATCCTGTGCCGGCTCCGGCTGGCAAAGGCCCCCAGGGCGGACGAAAACGAATCGGGGAGGCAGAAGAAGCGGTCGTGGCGCCGCCCCCCGGCGGCGCGGTGCAGCCGCACCCAGCGCAGGGGGGAGCGGGCGTCCTCCCGCCCGAAGGGGACTACCTCGCCCACCGGGCCCAGGAGCGGGGCCAGCGGCGCCAGTTCCCTTCTGACGATCACATCGACGGGTCCGCCGTAGAACTCCGCGCACGCGCGCACGAAGGCCCCGCTCATCACGAGATCGCCCAGCCAGTTCGGC
Coding sequences within:
- a CDS encoding glycosyltransferase family 9 protein yields the protein MTILVRLPNWLGDLVMSGAFVRACAEFYGGPVDVIVRRELAPLAPLLGPVGEVVPFGREDARSPLRWVRLHRAAGGRRHDRFFCLPDSFSSALGAFASRSRHRIGYAHEGRSFLLTHAYPKPPGVHRVLEYRNLLDAYSGADGAPPPRVVLGGEALERARSPLAGPATARPLILFNPNSAAQSRRLPPGMAAALADRLLEEFAGTLAIPGSGSERVFSEEVRRRTRRPERCVNLAGKTDGLALAALCRSADLVVSTDSGIAHLAAALGRPVAVLFGAGDPDGTAPFTEAPLEVVRAPGVDCSPCVVNRCAHAEPPCLTGIGEEQVLAACRSLLGRKPGGPDHSGGF